A genomic window from Pseudomonas argentinensis includes:
- a CDS encoding putative holin, with product MTEYSGAVLFGVLGEHLAALIAPINGEAAVGALCGALVYFTTIQNLPMWNRLAFFLTSAVMGYLCAPAITDFQLHGIHPFAYPGPAGFAGAGLVVTLMLAAIRRRGGSMHDKPPGDRDA from the coding sequence ATGACTGAATACAGCGGCGCCGTGCTGTTCGGCGTGCTCGGCGAGCATCTCGCCGCGCTGATCGCTCCAATCAATGGCGAGGCAGCTGTCGGTGCCTTGTGCGGGGCCCTGGTGTACTTCACCACTATCCAGAATCTGCCCATGTGGAATCGACTGGCGTTTTTCCTGACGTCGGCGGTGATGGGGTACCTCTGTGCCCCGGCCATCACCGACTTCCAGCTGCACGGCATCCACCCCTTCGCCTATCCGGGGCCTGCCGGCTTCGCCGGCGCCGGGTTGGTGGTGACGCTGATGCTGGCCGCCATTCGGCGCCGTGGCGGCAGCATGCACGACAAGCCGCCAGGCGACCGAGACGCCTGA
- a CDS encoding XRE family transcriptional regulator has product METLGQRIKHLRKSKGLSQQQLAEACGWSSQSRIGNYESDLREPGLSDLLVLAPALGVSLAELAGTDDLPEAPPADTLAVGHARGGAVPVVGHAQLGTHGYFEEIDFPVGHGDGYLRIHSDDPNAYGLRVNGDSMHPRIKNGEYVLIEPNKPFHAGDEVMVRTLDGQAMIKEYIYLRDGMYRFDSVNQNHPPIHIHQDNVTKIHLVGGILKSSRFTEE; this is encoded by the coding sequence ATGGAAACCCTGGGCCAACGCATCAAACACCTGCGCAAGAGCAAGGGCCTCAGCCAGCAGCAGCTGGCGGAAGCCTGCGGCTGGTCGTCCCAGTCACGTATCGGCAATTACGAAAGCGACCTGCGCGAACCGGGCTTGTCCGACCTGTTGGTGCTCGCCCCGGCACTGGGCGTCAGCCTCGCCGAGCTGGCCGGCACCGATGACCTGCCGGAAGCACCGCCAGCCGATACCCTGGCCGTCGGCCACGCTCGCGGCGGTGCCGTGCCGGTGGTGGGGCATGCGCAACTGGGCACCCATGGGTATTTCGAGGAGATCGACTTTCCCGTCGGCCATGGCGACGGCTACCTGCGCATTCACAGCGACGACCCCAATGCCTACGGCTTGCGGGTAAACGGCGACAGCATGCACCCGCGGATCAAGAACGGCGAATACGTGCTGATCGAGCCGAACAAGCCGTTTCACGCCGGCGACGAGGTAATGGTTCGCACCCTCGACGGCCAGGCGATGATCAAGGAGTACATCTACCTGCGCGACGGCATGTACCGCTTCGACAGCGTCAACCAGAACCACCCGCCCATCCATATCCACCAGGACAACGTCACCAAGATTCACCTGGTGGGCGGCATCCTCAAATCGTCGCGTTTCACCGAAGAATGA
- a CDS encoding pyocin activator PrtN family protein, whose translation MNTQPEPHLPLPTLELLFRTHGDVLVPIDRVRTVYFRHLSPDNFIRAIACGRLNLPITTLDSSAKAPKFIELHHLAAYIDSCASAANPSGEGALCAETQGGYSLERTQEPRRA comes from the coding sequence ATGAACACTCAGCCTGAGCCGCACCTGCCGCTCCCGACGCTGGAGCTCCTATTCCGCACCCATGGCGACGTGCTGGTGCCCATCGACCGGGTGCGCACCGTGTATTTCCGTCACCTGAGCCCGGACAACTTCATCCGCGCCATCGCCTGCGGGCGCCTGAACCTGCCGATCACCACCCTGGACAGCAGTGCCAAGGCACCCAAGTTCATAGAACTGCATCACCTGGCGGCCTATATCGACAGTTGCGCCAGTGCCGCCAACCCCAGTGGCGAAGGCGCCCTGTGTGCCGAAACCCAGGGCGGTTATTCGCTGGAAAGAACTCAGGAACCGCGCCGCGCGTAG
- a CDS encoding GntR family transcriptional regulator, which yields MNNDVSDNPRTLGETVTAEIRRKLVEGELVPGQRLSEAALSESLNISRNTLREAFRVLTQEGLLKHEPNRGVFVSVPDMASIIEIYRARRFVECQALAQAYPKHPGVKRMGEAVKAAQRSAQVADWGAVGTANMAFHAAIVELADSQRLNTFYRHLSAELRLVFGLLNDAEFLHAPYIDMNASILEHLEAGRPHDAAKALDAYLVQSERTILAAYARRGS from the coding sequence ATGAACAACGACGTATCTGACAACCCGCGCACGCTCGGCGAAACCGTGACCGCGGAAATCCGCCGCAAGCTGGTCGAAGGCGAGCTGGTGCCGGGGCAGCGGCTGTCCGAGGCGGCGCTCAGCGAAAGCCTGAATATCTCGCGCAATACCCTGCGCGAAGCCTTTCGGGTGCTGACCCAGGAGGGGTTGCTCAAGCACGAACCCAACCGCGGCGTATTCGTGTCGGTGCCCGACATGGCCTCGATCATCGAGATCTACCGGGCACGGCGCTTCGTCGAGTGCCAGGCACTGGCCCAGGCCTATCCCAAGCACCCTGGGGTCAAGCGCATGGGCGAGGCGGTCAAGGCGGCGCAGCGCAGCGCCCAGGTGGCGGACTGGGGCGCGGTGGGTACGGCCAACATGGCCTTTCACGCCGCCATCGTCGAATTGGCCGACAGCCAGCGGCTGAATACCTTCTATCGGCATCTGTCCGCCGAGCTGCGCCTGGTGTTCGGCCTGCTCAACGACGCCGAATTCCTGCATGCGCCCTACATCGACATGAATGCCTCGATTCTCGAACACCTCGAAGCCGGCCGCCCGCACGACGCCGCCAAGGCGCTGGATGCCTACCTGGTGCAGTCGGAGCGCACCATCCTGGCGGCCTACGCGCGGCGCGGTTCCTGA
- a CDS encoding NRAMP family divalent metal transporter, with translation MQAQTTGDFARSRRSSLIAAIFLMATSAIGPGFITQTATFTATMGAAFAFGILASILIDFVVQLNVWRIVTLTRMRASDIANAAIPGSGYLLAVLVIFGGLVFNVGNIAGAGLGLNALMGLDPKWGGALSALVAIGIFLSKRAGVAVDRLIVVLGLLMILLTLFVAIASNPPVGEALRQTVWPDEINFAIITTIVGGTVGGYITYAGAHRLLDRGLVGEEHVKEVTKAALSGIAVTGLMRYVLFLAILGVAASGVVIDTSGQGANPAAQAFQAAAGELGLRAFGLVLWAAAITSVIGAAYTSMSFITAFVPAISERGRNHATVAFIAVSLSIYVALGTAPAALLLFAGGFNGLILPIGLSIFVYVGWRRSDLMGGYHYPRWLLALGALTCLLTWYMAAKSIGPIFAFIA, from the coding sequence ATGCAGGCCCAGACCACCGGCGACTTCGCCCGCTCACGCCGCTCATCGCTGATCGCGGCCATCTTCCTGATGGCCACTTCGGCCATCGGCCCTGGTTTCATCACCCAGACCGCCACTTTCACGGCCACCATGGGCGCCGCCTTCGCATTCGGCATCCTCGCTTCGATCCTGATCGACTTCGTGGTTCAGCTGAACGTCTGGCGCATCGTCACCCTGACCCGCATGCGCGCCTCGGACATCGCCAACGCGGCGATTCCCGGCAGCGGCTACCTGCTGGCGGTGCTGGTGATCTTCGGCGGGCTGGTGTTCAACGTCGGCAACATCGCCGGGGCCGGCCTGGGCCTGAACGCGCTGATGGGGCTCGATCCGAAATGGGGCGGCGCGTTGAGCGCCCTGGTGGCCATCGGTATCTTCCTGTCCAAACGTGCAGGGGTTGCCGTCGATCGGCTGATCGTGGTGCTGGGCCTGTTGATGATCCTGCTCACCCTGTTCGTCGCCATTGCTTCCAATCCGCCCGTGGGCGAAGCGCTGCGCCAGACCGTCTGGCCGGACGAAATCAACTTCGCGATCATCACCACCATCGTCGGCGGCACCGTGGGCGGCTACATCACCTATGCCGGCGCCCATCGCCTGCTGGATCGCGGCCTGGTCGGCGAGGAGCACGTCAAGGAAGTCACCAAGGCGGCGCTCAGCGGCATCGCGGTAACCGGCCTGATGCGCTACGTGCTGTTCCTGGCGATCCTCGGCGTGGCCGCCAGCGGCGTGGTCATCGACACCTCGGGCCAGGGCGCCAACCCGGCTGCCCAGGCGTTCCAGGCTGCCGCCGGTGAACTCGGCCTGCGCGCCTTCGGCCTGGTGCTCTGGGCGGCGGCCATCACCAGCGTGATCGGTGCGGCCTATACCTCGATGTCGTTCATTACCGCCTTCGTGCCCGCTATCAGCGAACGCGGCCGCAACCACGCCACCGTGGCGTTCATCGCCGTGTCACTGAGCATTTACGTGGCACTGGGCACCGCACCGGCGGCCCTGCTGCTGTTCGCCGGCGGCTTCAACGGCCTGATCCTGCCGATCGGCCTGAGCATCTTCGTCTACGTGGGCTGGCGCCGCAGCGACCTCATGGGCGGCTACCACTACCCGCGCTGGCTGCTGGCACTCGGCGCCCTGACCTGCCTGCTGACCTGGTACATGGCGGCCAAGTCCATCGGCCCGATCTTCGCCTTCATCGCCTGA
- a CDS encoding LamB/YcsF family protein, producing MPTIDLNSDLGESFGQWSMGDDAAMLDIVTSANVACGFHAGDPAGILRTLKAASAKGVTIGAHVAYPDLVGFGRRNMDVASDELSADVIYQIGALQALATAAGTAVRYVKPHGALYNTIAHDTRQALAVIEAIRAVDARLVLVALAGSPLIELARREGLTCIAEAFADRAYTPQGTLVSRREPGAVLHDAAQVARRMLRLVQSGEVEAIDGSVARIEANSICVHGDSPGAIQMAREVRQLLERSGVSLSAFAGANQ from the coding sequence ATGCCAACCATCGACCTCAACAGCGATCTGGGCGAGAGCTTCGGCCAGTGGTCCATGGGCGACGATGCCGCGATGCTCGACATCGTCACCAGCGCCAACGTCGCCTGCGGTTTCCACGCCGGCGATCCGGCTGGCATCCTGCGTACCCTCAAGGCGGCCTCCGCCAAGGGCGTGACCATTGGCGCCCACGTCGCCTACCCGGACCTGGTCGGCTTCGGCCGCCGCAACATGGACGTGGCCAGCGACGAGCTGAGCGCCGACGTGATCTACCAGATCGGTGCCCTGCAGGCCCTGGCCACTGCCGCCGGCACCGCGGTGCGCTACGTGAAGCCCCACGGCGCGCTGTACAACACCATCGCCCACGACACCCGCCAGGCCCTGGCGGTGATCGAGGCGATTCGTGCCGTGGATGCACGCCTGGTGCTGGTCGCCCTCGCCGGCTCGCCGCTGATCGAGCTGGCCCGCCGCGAAGGCCTGACCTGCATCGCCGAAGCCTTCGCCGACCGTGCCTACACGCCCCAAGGCACCCTGGTGTCGCGCCGTGAGCCGGGGGCCGTGCTGCACGATGCCGCACAGGTGGCCCGGCGTATGCTGCGCCTGGTGCAGAGCGGCGAGGTCGAGGCCATCGACGGCAGCGTCGCCCGCATCGAGGCCAACTCCATCTGCGTGCACGGCGACAGCCCCGGCGCCATCCAGATGGCCCGCGAGGTGCGCCAGCTGCTGGAGCGATCCGGCGTATCCCTCAGCGCGTTCGCAGGAGCCAACCAATGA
- a CDS encoding putative hydro-lyase: MNAIQRAQQAAIAAARQARAEYRNGRIAPSAGVAPGMTQANLIALPRDWAYDFLLYAQRNPKACPVLDVTDAGSPTTVLAEGADLRTDLPLYRIWRDGKLAEEVSDATAAWAEHTDMVTFLIGCSFTFETGLQEAGIDVRHITDGCNVPMYRSNRACRPAGRLHGEMVVSMRPIPADRVAEAAGISGRYPSVHGAPVHIGEPQRLGIVDLHKPDFGDAVRIEPGEVPVFWACGVTPQAAVMASGVPFAITHSPGHMFITDVPDSTYHV; encoded by the coding sequence ATGAATGCCATTCAACGCGCCCAGCAAGCAGCGATAGCTGCAGCTCGCCAGGCTCGCGCCGAGTACCGCAACGGCCGCATCGCACCGTCAGCCGGCGTCGCCCCCGGTATGACCCAGGCCAACCTGATCGCCCTGCCCCGCGACTGGGCCTACGATTTTCTGCTCTATGCCCAGCGTAATCCCAAGGCCTGCCCGGTGCTCGACGTGACCGATGCCGGCAGCCCGACCACCGTGCTGGCCGAAGGCGCCGACCTGCGCACCGACCTGCCGCTGTACCGCATCTGGCGTGATGGCAAGCTGGCCGAGGAAGTCAGCGACGCCACCGCCGCCTGGGCCGAGCACACCGATATGGTGACCTTCCTGATCGGCTGCAGCTTCACCTTCGAGACCGGCCTGCAGGAGGCCGGCATCGACGTGCGGCATATCACCGACGGCTGCAACGTACCGATGTACCGCAGCAACCGCGCCTGTCGCCCGGCGGGCCGCCTGCATGGCGAGATGGTGGTGTCGATGCGGCCGATCCCGGCGGATCGCGTCGCCGAGGCCGCCGGCATTTCCGGGCGCTACCCCTCGGTGCACGGCGCCCCGGTGCATATCGGCGAGCCGCAACGTCTGGGCATCGTCGACCTGCACAAGCCGGATTTCGGCGACGCGGTGCGTATCGAGCCCGGTGAAGTGCCGGTGTTCTGGGCCTGCGGGGTGACGCCCCAGGCGGCGGTCATGGCCTCCGGCGTGCCCTTCGCGATCACCCATTCGCCGGGCCATATGTTTATCACCGACGTGCCTGACAGCACCTATCACGTCTAG
- a CDS encoding 5-oxoprolinase/urea amidolyase family protein → MRFLPANLDTLLVELQDLDETLALFDALQARPIAGVEEIVPAARTLLIQYRPSAIDRQALIDDLARRDLSQRSARESRRVEIPVHYDGEDLDEVAGLLGLSREEVVRRHTSADYEVAFCGFAPGFGYLTGGADFQVPRRQTPRTRIPAGAVALAGNFSGIYPKASPGGWQIIGVTPLQMWDLGRDQPALLRPGYKVRFQDAGPLPAGGLPAHEQTTASEPPAGAHLEILSPGLQTVLQDLGRAGHTDQGVSMSGALDRGALRAANRVVGNDSACACLEVVLGGLSFVCHGRTLIALTGALTPVTVTTASGLRWQPANYQPIELEDGDRVSLGAPQAGLRSYLAIRGGFQVAPVLGSLSYDSLAQVGPPPLKTGDRLSFQEVGTGTSVSVHEAPAFDLPTSTDIITLDVLMGPRSDWFTQAAIQRLSSQLWRVTPQSNRVGIRLEGEVPLERCNHDELPSEGTSLGAIQVPASGQPVLFLADHPLTGGYPVIAAVASHHLDLAGQIPINAQIRFNPIEAFVELQPDASLPTADAKNQP, encoded by the coding sequence TTGCGTTTTCTCCCAGCCAACCTCGATACGCTGCTCGTCGAACTGCAGGATCTCGACGAAACCCTGGCACTGTTCGACGCGCTGCAGGCCCGGCCCATCGCCGGCGTCGAGGAAATCGTCCCGGCGGCCCGTACCCTGCTGATCCAGTACCGCCCAAGTGCCATCGACCGCCAGGCGTTGATCGATGATCTTGCCCGTCGCGACCTGAGCCAGCGCAGCGCCCGTGAAAGCCGCCGCGTGGAGATTCCCGTGCACTACGACGGCGAGGACCTCGACGAGGTCGCCGGGCTGCTCGGCCTCAGCCGCGAGGAAGTGGTGCGCCGCCACACCAGCGCCGATTACGAGGTGGCCTTCTGCGGCTTCGCCCCCGGCTTCGGCTACCTGACCGGCGGCGCCGACTTCCAGGTGCCGCGCCGGCAGACCCCGCGCACCCGAATTCCGGCTGGCGCCGTGGCCCTGGCCGGCAATTTCAGCGGCATCTACCCCAAGGCCAGCCCCGGTGGCTGGCAGATCATCGGCGTCACGCCCTTGCAGATGTGGGACCTGGGCCGCGACCAGCCGGCCCTGCTGCGCCCCGGCTACAAAGTGCGCTTCCAGGATGCCGGCCCGCTGCCGGCCGGTGGCCTGCCAGCTCATGAACAAACGACGGCCAGCGAGCCGCCTGCCGGTGCCCACCTGGAAATTCTCAGCCCCGGCCTGCAGACGGTCTTGCAGGACCTGGGCCGCGCGGGCCATACCGACCAGGGCGTGTCGATGTCCGGCGCGCTGGATCGCGGCGCCCTGCGCGCCGCCAACCGCGTGGTGGGCAACGACTCGGCCTGCGCCTGCCTGGAAGTGGTGCTCGGCGGCCTGAGCTTCGTCTGCCACGGCCGTACCCTCATCGCCCTCACCGGTGCGCTGACGCCGGTCACCGTGACCACCGCTAGCGGCCTGCGCTGGCAACCCGCCAACTATCAACCCATCGAACTGGAAGACGGCGACCGCGTCAGCCTCGGTGCACCCCAGGCCGGGCTGCGCAGCTACCTGGCGATTCGTGGCGGTTTTCAGGTGGCGCCGGTGCTGGGCAGTCTTTCCTACGACAGCCTGGCCCAGGTCGGCCCGCCGCCGCTCAAAACCGGAGACCGTTTGAGTTTCCAAGAAGTGGGCACCGGCACCAGCGTGTCGGTACATGAAGCCCCCGCCTTCGATCTGCCGACCAGCACGGACATCATCACCCTGGATGTGCTCATGGGCCCACGCAGCGACTGGTTTACCCAGGCGGCCATCCAGCGCCTGAGCAGCCAGCTCTGGCGCGTCACCCCGCAATCCAACCGGGTCGGCATTCGCCTCGAGGGCGAGGTGCCCCTGGAGCGCTGCAACCATGACGAGCTGCCCAGCGAAGGCACCTCACTGGGCGCCATCCAGGTGCCCGCCAGCGGCCAGCCGGTGCTGTTCCTCGCCGACCACCCGCTGACCGGCGGCTATCCGGTGATCGCCGCAGTGGCCAGCCACCACCTGGATCTGGCCGGGCAAATCCCCATCAACGCGCAGATCCGCTTCAACCCGATCGAGGCGTTCGTTGAGCTGCAGCCCGACGCCTCCCTTCCCACTGCCGATGCGAAGAACCAACCATGA
- a CDS encoding acetyl/propionyl/methylcrotonyl-CoA carboxylase subunit alpha, protein MKKVLIANRGEIAVRIARACHDHGVASVAVYANADIDALHVRHADEAYGLDGERPADTYLNIEKLLAIAKRAGADAVHPGYGFLSERADFARAVQGAGLVWIGPNPETIDVLGDKVEARKLAQQVGAPLVAGTPGPVQSAAEVLAFAEQHGLPVAIKAAFGGGGRGMKVAWRMDEVAELYASAVREAEAAFGRGECFVEQFLDRPRHIEAQVIADTHGTVVVVGTRDCSLQRRNQKLVEEAPAPFISEEQRQRIHQSAHDICAKAGYVGAGTVEYLLSADGTLSFLEVNTRLQVEHPVTEETAGVDLVIEQLRVADGLPLSFTETPTPRGHSFEFRINAEDAGKGFLPTPGKISEFRAPSGPGVRLDSGVESGSTVPGSFDSMMAKLIVTGATREQAIARARRALAEFRIDGIASVLPFHRAVMDHEDFTGPERFAVHTRWIETDFAEQITLAPRTLPVAGDAVLRTFIEIDGKRHELALPGALLQGLAPLSGGVQAAQVATRAAAPAGEEGLVSAPISGNLHAWLVEDGAQVKAGEVIAVMEAMKMETQVTSPADGTLRIREQAGAYLEAGAALAKLEG, encoded by the coding sequence ATGAAAAAAGTCCTGATCGCCAACCGCGGTGAAATCGCCGTGCGTATCGCCCGCGCCTGCCACGACCACGGTGTGGCCTCCGTGGCCGTGTATGCCAATGCCGATATCGACGCCCTGCATGTGCGTCACGCCGACGAAGCCTACGGGCTGGACGGCGAGCGCCCGGCCGACACCTACCTGAACATCGAAAAACTGCTGGCCATCGCCAAGCGTGCTGGCGCCGATGCCGTGCACCCCGGTTACGGTTTTCTCTCCGAGCGCGCCGACTTCGCTCGGGCCGTGCAAGGCGCCGGGCTGGTCTGGATCGGCCCGAACCCGGAAACCATCGACGTGCTCGGCGACAAGGTCGAAGCCCGCAAGCTCGCCCAGCAGGTCGGCGCGCCCCTGGTGGCCGGCACACCCGGCCCGGTGCAGAGCGCTGCCGAGGTGCTGGCCTTCGCCGAGCAGCACGGCCTGCCGGTCGCCATCAAGGCCGCATTCGGCGGTGGCGGGCGCGGCATGAAGGTCGCCTGGCGCATGGACGAAGTGGCTGAGCTGTACGCCTCGGCGGTGCGCGAAGCCGAAGCGGCGTTCGGCCGCGGCGAGTGTTTCGTCGAGCAGTTCCTCGACCGCCCGCGCCATATCGAAGCCCAGGTGATCGCCGATACCCACGGCACCGTGGTGGTGGTCGGCACCCGCGACTGCTCCCTGCAACGCCGCAATCAGAAACTGGTGGAGGAAGCGCCGGCGCCCTTCATCAGCGAGGAGCAGCGCCAGCGCATTCATCAGTCTGCCCACGACATCTGCGCCAAGGCCGGCTATGTCGGCGCCGGCACCGTGGAATACCTGCTCAGCGCCGATGGCACCCTGTCGTTCCTGGAAGTGAACACGCGCCTGCAGGTCGAGCACCCAGTGACCGAGGAAACCGCCGGCGTCGACCTGGTGATCGAGCAGCTGCGCGTCGCCGACGGCCTGCCGCTGTCGTTCACGGAAACGCCGACGCCCCGCGGCCACAGCTTCGAGTTCCGCATCAACGCCGAAGATGCCGGCAAGGGCTTCCTGCCCACTCCCGGCAAGATCAGCGAATTCCGCGCACCGAGCGGCCCCGGCGTGCGCCTGGACAGCGGTGTGGAAAGTGGCTCGACGGTGCCCGGCAGCTTCGACTCGATGATGGCCAAACTGATCGTCACCGGTGCCACCCGCGAGCAGGCCATCGCCCGCGCCCGCCGCGCCCTGGCCGAGTTCCGGATCGACGGCATCGCCTCGGTGTTGCCCTTCCACCGGGCGGTGATGGATCACGAGGATTTCACCGGCCCCGAGCGCTTCGCCGTGCACACCCGCTGGATCGAGACCGACTTCGCCGAGCAGATCACCCTGGCGCCGCGCACCCTGCCGGTGGCCGGCGACGCGGTGCTGCGCACCTTTATCGAGATCGACGGCAAGCGCCACGAACTGGCCCTGCCGGGGGCCCTGCTGCAAGGCCTGGCGCCATTGAGCGGCGGCGTCCAGGCGGCTCAGGTAGCAACTCGGGCCGCCGCGCCAGCTGGCGAAGAAGGTCTGGTCAGCGCGCCGATTTCCGGCAACCTGCACGCCTGGCTGGTCGAAGATGGCGCCCAGGTAAAGGCCGGCGAGGTGATCGCGGTGATGGAAGCCATGAAGATGGAAACCCAGGTCACCTCGCCGGCAGACGGCACCCTGCGTATTCGTGAACAGGCCGGGGCCTATCTGGAGGCAGGGGCGGCGTTGGCCAAGCTGGAAGGCTGA
- the trpE gene encoding anthranilate synthase component I encodes MIHEEFLRLAAEGYNRIPLACETIADFDTPLSIYLKLADAPNSYLLESVQGGEKWGRYSIIGLPARTVLRVHGHEVVITTDGVEVERHDCADPLAFVEAFKARYRVPTIAGLPRFNGGLVGYFAYDSVRYVEPKLAAGVNPDALGTPDILLNVSDAVVVFDNLAGKMHAIVLADPAEADAFARGQQQLQDILHKLRQPFTPRLGVDLNKPAGEEPAFRSSFSREDYERSVDAIKDYILAGDCMQVVISQRMSIPFKAAPIDLYRALRCINPTPYMYFFNFGDFHVVGSSPEVLVRVEDNLVTVRPIAGTRPRGATEEQDLALEEDLLADAKEVAEHLMLIDLGRNDTGRVSEIGSVKLTEKMVIERYSNVMHIVSNVTGELKQGLTSMDALRAILPAGTLSGAPKIRAMEIIDELEPVKRGVYGGAVGYYAWNGNMDTAIAIRTAVIKDGELHVQAGAGIVADSVPALEWEETLNKRRAMFKAVALAEQGSL; translated from the coding sequence ATGATCCACGAAGAATTCCTGCGTTTGGCCGCCGAAGGCTATAACCGCATTCCGCTCGCCTGCGAAACCATCGCCGACTTCGACACGCCGCTGTCGATCTACCTGAAACTGGCCGACGCACCCAACTCCTACCTGCTCGAATCGGTGCAGGGCGGCGAAAAATGGGGCCGCTACTCGATCATCGGCCTGCCGGCGCGCACCGTGCTGCGCGTGCACGGCCACGAGGTGGTGATCACCACCGATGGCGTGGAAGTCGAGCGCCATGACTGTGCCGACCCGCTGGCCTTCGTCGAGGCGTTCAAGGCCCGTTACCGGGTGCCGACCATTGCCGGTCTGCCGCGCTTCAATGGCGGCCTGGTCGGTTATTTCGCCTACGACAGCGTGCGTTACGTCGAGCCCAAGCTGGCCGCCGGGGTGAACCCCGACGCGCTGGGCACGCCGGACATCCTGCTCAACGTATCCGATGCGGTGGTGGTGTTCGACAACCTGGCCGGCAAGATGCACGCCATCGTGCTGGCCGACCCGGCCGAAGCCGATGCGTTCGCCCGTGGTCAGCAGCAGTTGCAGGACATCCTGCACAAGCTGCGTCAGCCGTTCACGCCGCGCCTGGGCGTGGATCTGAACAAGCCGGCGGGCGAAGAGCCGGCGTTCCGCTCCAGCTTCAGTCGCGAGGATTACGAGCGCTCGGTGGATGCCATCAAGGATTACATCCTGGCCGGCGACTGCATGCAGGTGGTGATTTCCCAGCGCATGTCGATCCCCTTCAAGGCCGCGCCCATCGACCTGTACCGTGCGCTGCGCTGTATCAACCCGACGCCGTACATGTACTTCTTCAACTTCGGCGATTTCCACGTGGTCGGCTCGTCGCCCGAAGTGCTGGTGCGCGTCGAGGACAACCTGGTCACCGTGCGGCCCATCGCCGGCACCCGCCCGCGTGGTGCCACCGAGGAGCAGGACCTGGCGCTGGAAGAAGACCTGCTGGCCGATGCCAAGGAAGTCGCCGAGCACCTGATGCTGATCGACCTGGGCCGCAACGACACCGGCCGCGTCTCGGAGATCGGCTCGGTGAAGCTGACCGAGAAGATGGTCATCGAGCGCTATTCCAACGTCATGCACATCGTTTCCAACGTCACCGGCGAGCTGAAGCAGGGCCTGACCTCGATGGACGCCCTGCGCGCCATCCTGCCGGCCGGCACCCTGTCCGGTGCGCCGAAGATCCGTGCCATGGAAATCATCGACGAGCTGGAGCCGGTCAAGCGCGGCGTCTACGGCGGCGCGGTCGGTTACTACGCCTGGAACGGCAATATGGACACCGCCATTGCCATCCGCACCGCGGTGATCAAGGACGGCGAGCTGCACGTGCAGGCCGGCGCCGGCATCGTCGCCGACTCGGTGCCTGCATTGGAATGGGAAGAAACCCTCAACAAACGCCGCGCCATGTTCAAGGCCGTGGCCCTGGCGGAGCAGGGCTCGCTCTGA
- the rpe gene encoding ribulose-phosphate 3-epimerase produces the protein MQPFAIAPSILSADFARLGEEVDNVLAAGADIVHFDVMDNHYVPNLTIGPMVCSALRKYGITAPIDAHLMVKPVDRIIGDFIEAGASYITFHPEASEHVDRSLQLIKAGGAKAGLVFNPATPLDVLKYVMDKVDMILLMSVNPGFGGQKFIPGTLDKLREARALIDASGREIRLEIDGGVNVQNIREIAEAGADTFVAGSAIFNQPDYKAVIDAMRAELAQVRG, from the coding sequence ATGCAACCCTTCGCCATCGCCCCGTCGATCCTTTCCGCCGACTTTGCCCGCCTGGGTGAGGAAGTCGACAACGTACTCGCCGCCGGGGCGGACATCGTGCATTTCGATGTCATGGACAACCACTACGTGCCCAACCTGACCATCGGCCCGATGGTCTGCTCGGCGCTGCGCAAGTACGGCATCACCGCGCCCATCGACGCGCACCTGATGGTCAAGCCGGTGGATCGCATCATCGGCGACTTCATCGAGGCCGGCGCTTCGTACATCACCTTCCACCCGGAAGCCAGCGAGCACGTCGACCGCAGCCTGCAGCTGATCAAGGCCGGCGGCGCCAAGGCCGGCCTGGTGTTCAACCCGGCCACCCCGCTGGACGTGCTCAAGTACGTGATGGACAAGGTCGACATGATCCTCTTGATGAGCGTCAACCCCGGTTTCGGCGGGCAGAAGTTCATTCCCGGCACCCTCGACAAGCTGCGTGAAGCCCGCGCGCTGATCGACGCCAGCGGTCGCGAGATCCGCCTGGAAATCGACGGCGGGGTGAACGTGCAGAACATCCGTGAGATCGCCGAAGCGGGCGCCGATACTTTCGTCGCCGGCTCGGCCATCTTCAATCAGCCGGACTACAAAGCCGTGATCGACGCCATGCGCGCCGAGCTGGCCCAGGTGCGTGGATGA